The Salvelinus alpinus chromosome 22, SLU_Salpinus.1, whole genome shotgun sequence DNA window gccagagccagccagccaggatccgccagccagtccggagctgccgtccctcagcccggagctgccgtccctcagcccggagctgccgtccctcagcccggagctgccgtccctcagcccggagctgtcgtccctcatcccggtgttgccccttatcccggtgctgccccttatcccgatgctgccccttcagttaggtgggtttagttggagggtggtcattgggggggggatacggaagcggggagtgactatggtggtgtggggacagcgtccagagccggagccaccaccgtggacagatgcccacccagaccctcccctagacttttggtggtgcgttcggagtacgcaccttgaggggggggttatgtcacgttcctgacctatttttatgttattttgattatgtttagttggtcagggcgtgagttggggtgggcattgtatgttgtgtgtgttttggttagtctatgggtgttgtatgtgtatgggatagagtattgttaggttgtctagttatgtctatggctgcctagattgggtctcaatcagagacagctgtcattcatttgtctctgattgggagccatatttaaggtagccataggcaataggcttttgtgggtagttgtcttgtttaacgtttgttgctcgtctgggcacttgcgttatttagcttcacgatcatttgttgttttgtttgtttgtaatagtgttttcgtttcatgttcatcttcgttcgtttaattaaaagaagatggcttattttcctcatgctgcgttttggtccgtctctcctccacacgatcgtgacaagtttgctctgtttgtaaattctttccaatgtgtcaagtaattatctttttgttttctcatgatttggttgggcctaATTGTGTTCCTGTTCTGGGGtactgtggggtctgtttgtgtttgtgaacagagccccaggaccggCTCTTCTACAGGTTTATTTGTCTGTGTGTAATGGCTttgtttgggaattgcttccttttaggtggttgtagaatttaacgtctcttctatggattttgataattagcgggtattggcctaattctgctctgcatgcattatttgatgttttacattgtacacagaggatatttttgcagaattctgcatgcagagtctcaatttgctgattgtcccattttgtgaattattggttggtgagctgaccccagacctcacaaccataaaaggCCAAtcggttctataactgattcaagtatctttagccagatcctaattggtatgtgaaattgtatgttccttttggtggcatagaaggcccttcttgctttgtctctcagatcattcacagcttctctctctctctctctctctctctcaagtgaaatagataataaacaaaagtgagataaacaaaaaatgaacagtaaacattacactcacaaaaagttccaaaggaatagagacatttcgaatgacatattatggctatatacagtgttgtaacaatgagcaaatagttaaagtcactctctctctattgcaGTAAGAGGAGTTCAAAGCCAATCCAGGCTTGGACATTGCCTCTGATGCAGAATAAGCACTGCTGCAATTGGCCAACAATGAAAATACATTAATCCACATCTGAAATGACTCCTTGGGGAGATCTCTTTCAGTTATCTGTGACTGATTTCAGGAAACCTTTTCATAAACTCAAGTGTTGGTGAAGCTGCCTATTTCAATATTTTATGCATTTTATAGATATCTTTAATTTACCTTTGAAAGCTCAAACAGATTTAGCATCATGTGTCGGAGGTGCACCTAGTTCATGGGCCTAATGTGCACCTAGTTTTTGAACATGTCTGATATAATTACCAAGACCATGATTTATTAGGCTGTATGTCACTGTCATATTATAAGCTGTTGGATCATACTGTCTCTTTGATATTTTCTGGTCTCTCTTTGGCCTTTCCTAAAATAGCCTCATCAATGGGATTTTGTGCATGAGTAGAGTCAGCTATATCACATAGTGAATGAAAAGATCAAACACTTCTTTGAGATGTCAAGGGGGCAATTGTAGCCTACCATTCAGCCACTAGATGGTAACAATAGTCTTTTTCCTAGGCACAAACACTGGCCACGTGACATAATATACATCATTGTGATACTGTATGATAAATAGTGACCATTTCACTACTCACTTAAACCATTGCAGAAGCAGATGTGTAGCCTATCATAAGATGCCTTATAAACTATTTGGACAGAATGGGCCATAGCCTATTGTCATGATCACTCGGTTAAATGATAAGATTCAAGTTTATCCAAACCTCACTCACCACTTTCAAATGTCCAAATAAAGAAATGTGGATTTAATATAGTCGTGCGTGCGCTTAAAGACGCTTCTCAGGTCAGTGGTGGGCGGTGCGAGATGGAAGCGTCGCGTCATGGAAGTGCCCACCCTCGCATTGGGTAAGAGCCGCAAATAGAAGAGAAAGTTCAGTGTTCTCAAACGATGGATGGAGAGCGGTTGTCTGAGGTAGAGTGAAATATATGTACTGCTGCAAACAGCTGCACGGATTTAGCTTTAAAAATTCAAAACTAAGAAGTCCAGGATTAACACGTTCTCTAATGAACGTTATTTGAGCTCACCAGCGTTATTTTCTCATTGCATTGCAAACTTAATTTTCTAGATTGAACTCTGCCGTCTCTGCCGAGTCTTACCTTCTAAGGACATTTAAACACCTAATACCGTGGaagctttatttttttattttatataatagAGTAATGTGTACCTACTGGAATTATTTTTGATAAATTTGACCTGCATTTGCGTTGTATAGCAGCAGGAAATGCATTTGTAACAACGGATTTACAACGCTTGTTTTGGCGGCTGTGCTTACAATGGTAAAATAATATGGACATATCCGCATGAATTTACATTTTTGGTCTGAACAAATGCAACTTGTTCTTACACTAAACATATGACTGAAAAGAAGCATGGAGGGGTCTCCTTTGAAGATACTGATTTCTCTCTGGTGTCAGTTGGTGGTTGCTGGCTACAGTGTGGAGCTAGGAACCTACGACCTGGAACGAGGCAGACCAGCCAAATGCGAACCCATAGTAATCCCCATGTGCCAGGGCATTGGCTACAACATGACCAGAATGCCCAATTTTATGGACCATGACAACCAAAAGGAGGCTGCCATCAAGCTGAATGAGTTTGCACCTCTAGTGGAGTATGGCTGTGATGTGCACCTAAGTttcttcctctgctctctctacaCCCCCATGTGCACTGATAAAGTGTCTACCTCCATCCCAGCCTGCAGGCCCATGTGTGAGCAGGCCAGGCAGAAGTGCTCACCCATTATGGAGAAGTTCCACTATGCATGGCCTGACTCGCTGGATTGCTCCAAGCTCCCGACCAGGAACGACCCCAACGCGCTGTGCATGGAGGCTCCAGAGAATGACACCAAGACAGAGATCAAGAAGGGAGAGGGCATGCTTCCTGTTCCCCCTCGGCCAAGGCAACCGGGTAGCGGTAACGGGCGCTCCACGGGCAGTCTGGGGTCCTGCGAGAACCCAGAGAAGTTCCAGTACGTGGAGAAGAGCCAGTCGTGTGCCCCCCGCTGCTCCTCGGCAGTGGACGTGTTCTGGTCCAGAAGGGACAAGGACTTTGCCTTCATCTGGATGACGGTGTGGTCAACGCTCTGTTTCGTCTCCACGTCCTTCACCGTTCTCACCTTCCTCCTGGACCCCCACCGCTTCCAGTACCCTGAACGGCCCATCATCTTCCTCTCCATGTGCTACAACATCTACTCTGTGGCCTTCATTATCCGCTCGGTGGCCGGGGCCGAGAACATCGCCTGCGACCGGGAGAATGGCGAGCTTTACATCATCCAGGAGGGGCTGGAGTCCACAGGCTGCACCATCGTCTTCCTCATCCTCTACTACTTCGGTATGGCCTCGTCCATCTGGTGGGTCATCCTTACCCTCACCTGGTTCCTGGCCGCTGGTAAGAAGTGGGGCCACGAGGCCATTGAGTCCCACAGCAACTACTTCCACATGGCCGCGTGGGGCATCCCGGCTCTGAAGaccatcatcatcctcaccatGAGGAAGGTAGCAGGGGATGAGCTGACGGGTCTGTGCTACGTGGGCAGCATGGACTCTGGAGCGCTCACCGGCTTTGTGCTCATCCCTCTGTCCTGCTACCTGGTCATTGGCACGTCCTTCGTCCTCACCGGCTTTGTGGCGCTCTTCCACATCCGCAAGGTGATGAAAACCGAAGGCACCAACACGGAGAAGCTGGAGAAGCTGATGGTGAAGATCGGCATCTACTCCATCCTGTACACGGTGCCCGCCACCTGCGTCATCATCTGCTACTTCTACGAGAGGCTCAACATGGACTACTGGAAGTTCAGGGGGCTAGAGGGCAAGTGCGTGTCGTTCCCCGGGCGCCGGAACGAGGACTGCTCCCTGGATGCGTCGGTGCCCACTGTGGTGGTGTTCATGCTGAAGATCTTCATGTCTTTGGTGGTGGGCATCACcagtggtgtgtgggtgtggagCTCCAAGACCCTGCAGACCTGGCAGGGCCTGTGCAGCAGGAAGCTGGCATCAGACAGGACTAGCAGGAAGCCCTGTGGCAGCGTGAGCTGCAGCAGCACACACTGTCATTACAAAGCCCCTGCCGTGGTGCTCCACATGGCCAAGACAGACCCTTACTCAGACAGCCCCACACATGTCTGACACTGACAGACAGTACATTACCAGTATGCAGTTCATTCAATGCTCTGTCTAAACGCATGGAGCTACTGGGGTGACATTGTTGTATATGGAATAAGATTGAGAGGAATGAGAGAAGTTATAATTCAACTGTCAATTGCTGCTTTTCTGTGCATAGGGAGAAAGCACAGGCTACAGTATGGAAGTAGACACAGCTTTCCTTATTTCAGTATTGATGCATTTCAGTATTGCTCTCTATAGACACACCAGATCTGTGGACTGTATTACACAGAGATGCTCAACTGCAATGCAGAAAAGGGCTTGCATGGACATTTTAAAGGAGAGGCATTGTTGTCCCCTGAACTGGGTATAAATAACTTCATAAATATGTTTAAATGTTAAACAGTCTATttattgtatatatatttatttgaagTTTACTTTGTTTTCTCACAAGTTTGATTGGAGTGAACATGCATCTATTAGGCTAAAGATTAAACTCTTGAGAATCAAGGAAAATAAAGTGCCTCTTATCAAGTTCTTAAGAATAATAACATGTGGTATACATTTTCAAACTGCCTTTTAATtgtatgttcttggtcatggttTATTTACTATTATTAAGTTCAGTGTGAATACTATATATGTTTCAATATGGCTTCGCTTCATTATATTGATTGAGGAAATTATATTTAGTGGAGACTTGAGAGGGAAATGCATTGCAAAACGTATTGCATCTTACGTTCTCTTTGATAATGATTTGGttctataataaataaataaataaaattctcACAAAATGAGAACTTTGTTAGATTATCTATGCCTATAGATATTCATGATTTGTTCATTTCATTATCCCAGGACGACCAGAATAAATCAGATGTGCTAGACTGTTGTAGGGTTCATTCTCTTTTAagtgaagtagactgtagtagggttcattctcttttgggtgtagtagactgtagtagagttcattctcttttaggtgaagtagactgtagtagggttcattctcTTTTGGGTGAAAtagactgtagtagggttcattctcttttaggtgaagtagacagtagtagggttcattctcttttgggtgaagtagactgtagtagggttcCTTCTCTTTTgggtgaagtagactgtagtagggttcattctcttttgggtgaagtagactgtagtagggttcattcttttttaggtgaagtagactgtagtagggttcattctcttttgggtgaagtagactgtagtagggttcattctcttttaggtgaagtagactgtagtagggttcattctcttttgggtgaagtagactgtagtagggttcattctcttttaggtgaagtagactgtagtagggttcattctcttttgggtgaagtagactgtagtagggttcattctcttttgggtgaagtagactgtagtagggttcattctcttttaggtgaagtagactgtagtagggttcattctcttttgggtgaagtagactgtagtagggttcattctcttttaggtgaagtagactgtagtagggttcattctcttttgggtgaagtagactgtagtagggttcattctcttttaggtgaagtagactgtagtagggttcattctcttttgggtgaagtagactgtagtagggttcattctcttttaggtgaagtagactgtagtagggttcattctcTTTTGGGTGAAAtagactgtagtagggttcattctcttttaggtgaagtagactgtagtagggttcattctcttttgggtgaagtagactgtagtagggttcCTTCTCTTTTgggtgaagtagactgtagtagggttcattctcttttgggtgaagtagactgtagtagggttcattcttttttaggtgaagtagactgtagtagggttcattctcttttgggtgaagtagactgtagtagggttcattctcttttaggtgaagtagactgtagtagggttcattctcttttgggtgaagtagactgtagtagggttcattctcttttgggtgaagtagactgtagtagggttcattctcttttaggtgaagtagactgtagtagggttcattctcttttgggtgaagtagactgtagtagggttcattctcttttaggtgaagtagactgtagtagggttcattctcttttgggtgaagtagactgtagtagggttcattctcttttaggtgaagtagactgtagtagggttcattctcttttgggtgaagtagactgtagtagggttcattctcttttaggtgaagtagactgtagtagggttcattctcttttgggtgaagtagactgtagtagggttcattctaTTTTgggtgaagtagactgtagtagggttcattaTTTTGCAAATTAAAGGTGGCCTGATTCCTATGGTAATGTCAACATGCAAAAATCAACTGTAATCCTTTGGAGCATTTTTCTTAATATACAATATAAGGATAAATACAACAGTTTATATTCCTTACTTTTGTAGCCTAATACACCCATCTCTTCTCACTACAATGTTGTATCCTCTTTGAATACATTGATCACAGGACAATAAGGCCaacatttgttatttattttcctGTCGACCATTTGGTCCTTAATTACCTCTCTTGCTTTGGCGCAATTTTCTACAGTGAGAATCGCTCGCCAACTGCATGGGCTGCGTATACTTTAGGCTACATCCTGGAAGCAACATCGACACACTATTCCGCAAAGAGAATTGGAGATGAATAGAGTGACAATCCATGGTAAGTAGTCTCAATGTTCGGGTCATCATCTTTAaaaggatacttcgggattttggcaatgaagccctttatctacttccctagagtcagatgaactcatagaTACCATTATGTCTcggcatccagtatgaaggacatTTGAGGCagttttgtgagccaatgctaactagcgttagcgcaatgactggaagtctatggtatctactagcatgctagcagttaccatagacATCCAGCCATTGCGTGTGTGCTAACGCTTGTTagaaacttcct harbors:
- the LOC139549708 gene encoding frizzled-9-like, with translation MEGSPLKILISLWCQLVVAGYSVELGTYDLERGRPAKCEPIVIPMCQGIGYNMTRMPNFMDHDNQKEAAIKLNEFAPLVEYGCDVHLSFFLCSLYTPMCTDKVSTSIPACRPMCEQARQKCSPIMEKFHYAWPDSLDCSKLPTRNDPNALCMEAPENDTKTEIKKGEGMLPVPPRPRQPGSGNGRSTGSLGSCENPEKFQYVEKSQSCAPRCSSAVDVFWSRRDKDFAFIWMTVWSTLCFVSTSFTVLTFLLDPHRFQYPERPIIFLSMCYNIYSVAFIIRSVAGAENIACDRENGELYIIQEGLESTGCTIVFLILYYFGMASSIWWVILTLTWFLAAGKKWGHEAIESHSNYFHMAAWGIPALKTIIILTMRKVAGDELTGLCYVGSMDSGALTGFVLIPLSCYLVIGTSFVLTGFVALFHIRKVMKTEGTNTEKLEKLMVKIGIYSILYTVPATCVIICYFYERLNMDYWKFRGLEGKCVSFPGRRNEDCSLDASVPTVVVFMLKIFMSLVVGITSGVWVWSSKTLQTWQGLCSRKLASDRTSRKPCGSVSCSSTHCHYKAPAVVLHMAKTDPYSDSPTHV